In Salvelinus namaycush isolate Seneca chromosome 15, SaNama_1.0, whole genome shotgun sequence, a genomic segment contains:
- the LOC120059872 gene encoding homeobox protein Nkx-2.2a-like, giving the protein MSLTNTKTGFSVKDILDLPDTNDEEGSITGPEEDNEGSETTKPTGVLVQSPLENVQNLPIKNRFYDSSDNPYTRWLATTDTIQYSLHGLSASSQDSAKSPEPSADESPDNDKETSSNGSDSGKKRKRRVLFSKAQTYELERRFRQQRYLSAPEREHLASLIRLTPTQVKIWFQNHRYKMKRARAEKGMEVTHLPSPRRVAVPVLVRDGKPCHTLKAQDLAATFQAGFPLSAYSAQTLHQMQYNAQYCAATTPQFPSAHHLVQTQQWTW; this is encoded by the exons ATGTCGTTGACCAACACAAAGACGGGCTTTTCTGTGAAGGACATTTTGGACCTCCCTGACACGAATGATGAAGAAGGATCTATCACTGGACCGGAGGAAGATAACGAGGGATCGGAGACGACAAAACCCACTGGAGTTTTGGTACAAAGTCCGCTAGAAAACGTTCAAAATCTGCCTATAAAGAACCGCTTTTATGATAGTAGTGACAATCCTTACACAAGATGGCTTGCCACCACAGACACTATCCAATATTCAC TGCATGGTCTTTCAGCAAGTTCTCAAGACTCAGCCAAGTCCCCAGAACCCTCTGCGGACGAATCGCCAGACAATGACAAGGAAACGTCAAGCAACGGCAGCGACTCCGGTAAGAAGCGAAAAAGAAGAGTGCTGTTTTCCAAGGCACAGACGTACGAACTTGAGCGTCGGTTTAGGCAACAGAGATACCTATCCGCGCCAGAGAGAGAACACCTCGCGAGTTTGATTCGCCTGACACCAACTCAAGTGAAAATTTGGTTCCAGAATCATCGGTACAAAATGAAGAGAGCGCGCGCTGAAAAAGGTATGGAAGTGACCCATCTCCCCTCTCCCCGGCGGGTGGCCGTACCTGTCTTAGTCAGGGATGGAAAGCCTTGTCATACTCTTAAAGCTCAGGACTTGGCGGCCACTTTTCAGGCTGGATTCCCCCTCTCGGCGTATAGCGCACAGACCCTTCATCAAATGCAATATAATGCTCAGTACTGCGCCGCCACCACGCCACAATTCCCTTCAGCACATCACTTGGTGCAAACGCAACAGTGGACTTGGTGA